A section of the Stenotrophomonas acidaminiphila genome encodes:
- a CDS encoding alpha/beta hydrolase, with product MGAMHTTAAGNAPGKIPLLLLPGLLNDAELWRAQIADLSGIADCIVGDQTRGTTLQAVAADVLAQAPPRFALAGFSLGGFVAQQILRVAPQRVGRLALIGTSIHADSPQRAAQRRAQQASVRLPGTFHGFGDRLMRSYIDASRLHDEALVRRVRDMTTRLGAEVFLRQSALERRDGHDVLAAYRDPLLIVCGANDRITPPAVSEEMHALAPHSRLLLLPGCGHLAPMEKPDEVSAALRDWLLAAG from the coding sequence ATGGGCGCCATGCACACCACCGCCGCCGGGAATGCTCCCGGGAAGATCCCGCTGCTGTTGCTGCCGGGCCTGCTCAACGACGCCGAGCTGTGGCGCGCGCAGATCGCCGACCTGTCCGGCATCGCCGACTGCATCGTCGGCGACCAGACCCGCGGGACGACCCTACAGGCGGTGGCCGCCGACGTGCTGGCGCAGGCGCCGCCGCGGTTCGCGCTGGCCGGGTTCTCGCTGGGCGGCTTCGTCGCCCAGCAGATCCTGCGCGTCGCCCCGCAGCGGGTCGGGCGGCTGGCGCTGATCGGTACTTCGATCCACGCCGATTCGCCGCAGCGCGCCGCGCAGCGCCGCGCGCAGCAGGCCAGCGTGCGCCTGCCCGGCACCTTCCACGGTTTCGGCGACCGGCTGATGCGCAGCTACATCGACGCCTCGCGCCTGCACGACGAGGCGCTGGTGCGGCGCGTGCGCGACATGACCACGCGCCTGGGCGCGGAGGTGTTCCTGCGGCAGAGCGCACTGGAACGGCGCGATGGCCACGACGTGCTGGCCGCCTACCGCGACCCGTTGCTGATCGTGTGCGGGGCCAACGACCGCATCACACCGCCGGCGGTCAGCGAGGAAATGCACGCGCTGGCGCCGCACTCGCGGCTGTTGCTGCTGCCCGGCTGCGGGCACCTGGCGCCGATGGAAAAGCCCGATGAGGTCAGTGCGGCGCTGCGCGACTGGTTGCTGGCAGCGGGCTGA
- a CDS encoding methyltransferase, whose translation MPAAAQDHAHAGHDHAAMHAAPAASASAQLQAAVGGDWRSPANTARDAYRHPLQTLEFFGVQPQQTVVEITPGGGWYAEILAPYLRAHGQYVAAVVDPMALPAGKGRDYQQRTRDGLEKKFAAAPALFDKATVVAYDPAAPVLGKPGSADVVLTFRNVHNWRAADQAEGMFRAFFAVLKPGGTLGVVEHRAKADVAADDKSGYVGQAQVIAMAEAAGFRLQQTSEINANPRDTKDHPNGVWTLPPSNNHDAADAARYKAIGESDRMTLRFVKP comes from the coding sequence CTGCCTGCCGCCGCGCAGGACCACGCACACGCCGGCCACGACCACGCCGCCATGCATGCTGCGCCGGCCGCGTCTGCGTCCGCGCAGCTGCAGGCCGCGGTCGGCGGTGACTGGCGCAGCCCGGCCAATACCGCGCGCGACGCGTACCGGCACCCGCTGCAGACTCTGGAGTTCTTCGGCGTGCAGCCGCAGCAGACCGTGGTCGAGATCACCCCGGGCGGCGGCTGGTACGCCGAGATCCTCGCGCCCTACCTGCGTGCCCACGGCCAGTACGTGGCCGCGGTGGTCGACCCGATGGCGCTGCCGGCCGGCAAGGGCCGCGACTACCAGCAACGTACCCGCGACGGGCTGGAGAAGAAGTTCGCCGCCGCGCCGGCGCTGTTCGACAAGGCCACCGTGGTCGCCTATGACCCGGCGGCGCCGGTGCTGGGCAAGCCGGGTTCGGCCGACGTGGTGCTGACCTTCCGCAACGTGCACAACTGGCGCGCGGCCGACCAGGCCGAGGGCATGTTCCGTGCGTTCTTCGCGGTGCTCAAGCCCGGCGGCACGCTGGGCGTGGTGGAACACCGCGCCAAGGCCGACGTCGCCGCCGACGACAAGAGCGGTTACGTCGGCCAGGCGCAGGTGATCGCCATGGCCGAAGCCGCCGGCTTCAGGCTGCAGCAGACCAGCGAGATCAACGCCAACCCGCGCGACACCAAGGATCACCCCAATGGCGTGTGGACGCTGCCGCCATCCAACAACCACGACGCCGCCGATGCCGCCCGGTACAAGGCGATCGGCGAAAGCGACCGCATGACGCTGCGCTTCGTGAAGCCCTGA
- a CDS encoding alcohol dehydrogenase — MTRLRELGRSGLQVAPVAFGGNVFGWSVDEKTAFALLDAFVEAGFNLVDTADVYPAWVPGNTGGESETMIGRWLRRSGKRDQVVLATKVGKWAERPGLSAGNIHAAAEDSLRRLQTDVIDLYQAHEDDASVPLEETLGAFARLVEAGKVRAIGASNYSATRLRDALKVSADYHLPRYESLQPEYNLYDRAGYEAELEPLAREQGLGVIGYYALASGFLSGKYRSADDAGKSGARGARVVARYLDARGLRILAALDDIAAAHRATPAQVALAWLIARPGITAPIVSATGVEQLHEVLAAARLALSAADIAQLDTASAGD, encoded by the coding sequence ATGACCCGTTTACGCGAACTCGGCCGTTCCGGCCTGCAGGTGGCCCCCGTCGCCTTCGGCGGCAACGTGTTCGGCTGGAGCGTGGACGAAAAGACCGCCTTCGCCCTGCTGGACGCATTCGTCGAGGCCGGCTTCAACCTGGTCGATACCGCCGACGTGTATCCGGCGTGGGTGCCGGGCAACACCGGCGGCGAGTCGGAAACCATGATCGGCCGCTGGCTCCGGCGCAGCGGCAAGCGCGACCAGGTGGTGCTGGCGACCAAGGTCGGCAAATGGGCCGAGCGCCCCGGGCTGTCGGCCGGCAACATCCATGCCGCGGCGGAGGATTCGCTGCGGCGCCTGCAGACCGACGTGATCGACCTGTACCAGGCGCACGAGGACGACGCGTCGGTGCCGCTGGAGGAGACCCTGGGCGCCTTCGCGCGCCTGGTCGAGGCCGGCAAGGTGCGCGCCATCGGCGCCTCCAATTACAGCGCCACGCGCCTGCGCGACGCGCTGAAGGTATCGGCCGACTACCACCTGCCGCGCTACGAGAGCCTGCAGCCGGAGTACAACCTCTACGACCGTGCCGGCTACGAAGCGGAACTGGAGCCGCTGGCGCGCGAACAGGGGCTGGGGGTGATCGGCTACTACGCGCTGGCCAGCGGCTTCCTCAGCGGCAAGTACCGCAGCGCCGACGACGCCGGCAAGAGCGGCGCGCGCGGTGCCAGGGTGGTCGCGCGCTACCTGGATGCGCGTGGCCTGCGCATCCTCGCCGCGCTCGACGATATCGCCGCCGCGCACCGGGCGACACCGGCGCAGGTCGCGCTGGCGTGGCTGATCGCGCGGCCCGGGATCACCGCGCCGATCGTCAGCGCCACCGGCGTGGAACAGCTGCACGAGGTGCTCGCCGCCGCGCGGCTGGCACTGTCTGCCGCGGACATCGCCCAGCTCGACACGGCCAGCGCGGGGGACTGA